The Bdellovibrio sp. NC01 genome includes the window AGCTCTGCGGGCTCCCGCCCCCTAGGCTGTAACGCCGAAGATCGCTTTCACTTCTTCTTCCATGAAAAGCTCTTCTTGGCTTGTCGCCAAAGTCAGCTCTTTCAAAAGAAGACTGCGTGCAGAATCAAGCATCTTGCGTTCGCCGAAAGAAAGCTCTTTATCGGCTTTCAAAAGGAACAAGTCGCGCAAAACTTCAGCAATTTCGAAGACAGATCCAGTTTTGATCTTCTCCATATATTCACGATAACGACGATTCCAAGTTTGGTTGTCGATTTTGATGTCTTTTTCTTTAAGAATGCCTACTACACGAGCAGCTTCAGTTTTAGAAATGATGGGACGAAGAC containing:
- a CDS encoding CarD family transcriptional regulator → MQTFNIGDNAVYPGYGVVKVVAIETKEMLGTKTTFYNMQLVDTGLKIMIPTTNVKSAGLRPIISKTEAARVVGILKEKDIKIDNQTWNRRYREYMEKIKTGSVFEIAEVLRDLFLLKADKELSFGERKMLDSARSLLLKELTLATSQEELFMEEEVKAIFGVTA